The following proteins come from a genomic window of Trifolium pratense cultivar HEN17-A07 linkage group LG4, ARS_RC_1.1, whole genome shotgun sequence:
- the LOC123882195 gene encoding cucumisin-like, with translation MFSLSPFLLFLLTCTLIHQAYCSSNKVRKTYIVYMGSHPKGIDLATLPSIHSTMAQNVLGSDFEPGAVLHSYKKSFNGFVVKLTQDEAEALAEMDDVMSVFPNRKHHLQTTKSWDFIGLPQQVNRMSLESDIIVGVIDTGIWSKSKSFTDEGFGPPPKKWKGSCHNFTCNNKIIGARYFNIEGSYSKKDIKGPTDVDGHGSHCASTVAGNVVSSVSLQGYASGTARGGVPSARIAVYKACWETHCTDADILAAFDEAIVDGVDVISVSLGTNEVVYYEYFVGAINIGSFHAMKRGVFTSNGANNLGPNISSMTNYAPWLLSVAASTFGRKFVTKVQLGNGAVYEGSSINTFDLRKKMFPIIFARDIPNATGGFNSSLSRFCVKDSVDKDAVKGKIVLCEGIIQVGVFSGAAGVIFGDATTKDSPHNFALPATFLSLRDLREIEYYYLKSKRNATATIFKSEEVEDLLSPYIASFSSRGPNPVTPNTLKPDIAAPGNNVIAAWTQLNPISEIEDDKRILPYNIISGTSMACPHAAAAAAYVKSFHPNWSPARIKSALMTTATPMSSSLNPEAEFAYGAGLINPVKAANPGLVYDISEADYAEFLCGEGYTSKELRILTQDKTTCKGKDNEKAVYNLNLPSFAVYVNDTFSGYVYHRTVTNVGSANSTYKARVISSFLLGIEVIPDVLSFTSIGQKKSFSLTIEGQINVEMISASLIWDDGNYQVRSPIVVYGS, from the exons ATGTTCTCCTTAAGCCcattccttctttttcttctcaccTGCACTCTCATTCATCAAGCATATTGTTCCTCAAATAAAGTTCGCAAG ACTTACATTGTCTACATGGGTTCTCATCCAAAGGGCATTGACCTTGCCACTTTACCTTCTATTCACTCCACAATGGCTCAAAATGTCCTTGGCAG TGATTTTGAACCAGGAGCAGTACTTCACAGCTATAAGAAGAGCTTTAATGGATTCGTCGTGAAGTTGACACAAGATGAGGCAGAAGCATTGGCCG AAATGGACGATGTGATGTCTGTTTTTCCAAACAGAAAACATCATCTCCAGACAACAAAATCGTGGGACTTCATAGGCCTACCACAACAAGTCAATAGGATGAGTCTAGAGAGTGACATAATTGTTGGGGTAATAGACACAGGAATTTGGTCCAAGTCTAAGAGCTTCACTGATGAAGGATTTGGTCCTCCCCCAAAAAAATGGAAGGGATCATGCCACAACTTCACTTGCAACAA TAAGATAATTGGCGCGCGATACTTTAATATTGAAGGATCCTATTCTAAAAAAGACATCAAAGGTCCAACAGATGTAGACGGGCACGGGTCACATTGTGCATCCACAGTTGCCGGAAATGTGGTTAGTTCTGTAAGCCTACAAGGGTATGCTTCAGGGACAGCACGCGGAGGAGTTCCTTCAGCACGCATTGCTGTGTACAAAGCATGTTGGGAAACACATTGTACAGATGCAGATATTCTCGCAGCTTTTGATGAAGCAATTGTTGATGGGGTTGATGTTATTTCTGTTTCACTTGGAACAAATGAAGTAGTATACTATGAATATTTTGTAGGTGCTATCAACATTGGAAGTTTCCATGCAATGAAAAGAGGTGTATTTACATCGAATGGTGCTAATAATTTAGGCCCAAATATTTCCAGTATGACAAACTATGCACCCTGGTTACTTTCGGTTGCTGCTAGCACTTTTGGTAGAAAGTTTGTTACAAAGGTACAATTGGGAAATGGCGCGGTTTATGAG GGATCCTCAATTAACACATTTGATCtcagaaaaaaaatgtttccaATAATTTTCGCAAGAGATATACCTAACGCAACCGGTGGATTTAACAGCTCTCTATCTAG GTTCTGTGTCAAGGACTCTGTAGATAAAGATGCAGTGAAGGGGAAAATAGTTTTATGTGAGGGCATTATACAAGTGGGGGTTTTCTCTGGGGCGGCTGGTGTAATATTTGGAGATGCTACAACAAAAGATTCGCCACATAATTTTGCATTGCCAGCAACGTTCCTTAGTTTAAGGGACCTAAGGGAAATAGAATATTATTACTTGAAATCAAAAAG AAATGCAACTGCCACAATATTTAAGAGTGAAGAAGTGGAAGATTTATTGTCCCCTTATATAGCTTCCTTTTCATCAAGAGGTCCAAACCCAGTTACACCAAATACTCTCAAG CCTGATATCGCTGCTCCGGGAAATAATGTTATAGCTGCATGGACTCAACTAAACCCGATTTCTGAAATTGAAGATGATAAAAGAATATTACCATATAATATTATCTCCGGAACATCAATGGCTTGCCCTCATGCCGCTGCAGCAGCTGCGTACGTTAAATCATTTCACCCCAATTGGTCTCCTGCTAGGATCAAGTCTGCGTTAATGACCACCG CTACTCCAATGAGCTCTTCTCTAAATCCTGAAGCTGAATTTGCATATGGCGCGGGGCTAATTAATCCTGTTAAAGCAGCAAATCCAGGTTTAGTATATGATATCAGTGAAGCAGATTATGCTGAGTTCTTGTGCGGAGAAGGGTATACATCTAAAGAATTACGAATTCTCACTCAAGATAAAACTACTTGCAAAGGAAAAGATAATGAGAAAGCCGTATACAACTTGAATCTCCCATCATTTGCAGTTTATGTAAACGACACATTTTCCGGTTATGTTTATCATAGAACCGTTACAAATGTGGGATCGGCAAACTCTACTTATAAAGCAAGAGTAATATCTTCATTTTTGCTGGGAATTGAAGTGATACCTGATGTTTTGTCCTTCACATCTATAGGGCAGAAAAAATCATTCTCTCTCACAATTGAAGGGCAAATCAATGTGGAAATGATATCTGCTTCTTTGATTTGGGATGATGGGAATTATCAAGTTAGAAGCCCAATTGTGGTGTATGGGAGCTAG